Within the Vanacampus margaritifer isolate UIUO_Vmar chromosome 8, RoL_Vmar_1.0, whole genome shotgun sequence genome, the region TAATCACTATGGTGTGTGAATCACTCAACAGCATACatgagaaggtgtgtgtgtAGTGGGAGGAGTGGGAGTGCAACTGATTTATCCCACTTGTCCAGTTGTTTCCGGTGAATGCGCGCCAACCTGCCACCGACTGCTATTCCACGAAGGCTTGGGAACATATAAATCAGCCCTGGGAAGTTGAAAAGCGTGTATTTATTGCAGTGCTTGTGTTTGTATGCTAATTTTATACCCACGGACATGATGTTTTCCTGAGATTGATACCAAGCACAACACGTGGTTCAGTCGAGCGCAGCTGTTTTACTTGCATGCTGCACTTTGTGCAGGCCTCCAGCGAGCCTGATGAAAAGCTGTGGTTATTGATTTATGAGATCACTCTGTAATGGTGCCCTGCTTTGTGGGCTAATTGGCAACTGACACATTGGGCTTTCACATTCTACCTAGTCATGCTTTATTTGAAGGGTCTCATGCTGAATTATGACACCAAGTACAAACCCATGGAAGGATTCCCCAAGGACAAATGGCTGCCGCATGCAGCCATCCTCAGCTCTTTCAGGCAGtttaatggtctttttttttctactgttcTCTGTCCACTACCTGGCCAGGAGCATTTGGCTTGGTTAGAAACATTAGCATGTTCAGCCAAGCAGTCTCTGGAGTCTATGCAGAACAGAACAAAGTGAAATGCGATGTGCTACAAGCAATATACTGCACATGCTACGGTCAATTCAATCACAATATTTATTAGCgtattttttaaactgacagTGTTTAATATTTAGCGCCATCAAGTGGTGaacaaataattcattcaattaaaaaaatattttttttttttcaaaaatatgcacacacaaaaaaaatctatcacattgcacacacaaaaaaaatctatcacaTGAACGTAAATTCCTGTTATATAtttgtaggtctagtaatcactaattatattacatggctggagcCTCGCCTTACAAGAGACTGAcatgtttcaccgccatcttcctgcatggatgcccaaaggacatttttgcgaATATAGTAAGCCCTGGTGGTTCTTGCATCTATatagtgtcggacccaatggggcGACCGTCACTTGACCATCCACAGTTGTGGCCTACAGGTGATCGTCGCTGAATGTtgtgattcgggctcccgtcgcttgtcactttctgctttgctcttgaaAGCGTTtactagattatttttttattaccttctcccgctagccgctcttgtttagctactccagcctatggctccaaCTAACTCCCACTAGctactcttgttagctgctccggctaaatccGGCTCGCTCGGTCTTTCACTATGACatagtgacatctagtggtcgcTTATTACACATTATCACTTTAAGCACTCCTCAGtgtctgatttttttcccaatgagtGATTACAGAAGGGTATTGCTTCTAATAGTAAGTTTTGTAAGatagctggagtggctaacaagagcggctagcaggagaagctagcaaaagctagttAGACAAGAggcgggagcccgaatcacgggaaTCAGTGGCGACCAGCTGCAGACTCCAGCTGTGCAAGGTAAGCAACAGTTGACCCATTGAGTCCAACACTCGCAAGCATCACAAAGGCTAACTACGTTCGCAAAGTTCTTCACTTTTGGGTATCTGTAGCAATAAGATGGTGGCgacattgttttttacattttattgaaattaataatttttttaatgaaggaaTTACTAGTTTAtctctagatggcgctaaataatAGCCTACACAATGTCCCTTTAAAGATTGTAATAGAAACAAGACTGTACGTAgataaaaagaaagatttgagacAAGATGAAAAGGAAGGTGCAAAAAGAtggtaaatgaaagaaaaatggaaTGGGGGAGTGGACTGGAAAGGGAGCTTTGTTAAACAGTGTGTGCGACATATTTCACTGTGTGTGTAGGGTGGAGAGAGCAGAGGAGGTCCATTGTGGATCTTTGTGTGGCTCAGATTGTCCTCATCTCTGGGAAAGTGGAAACTCAACCCCACTCTCCAGAGGTCTGGTTACCAGGTGAGAGAGGCCGACAGAAAAGGGAAAAACAGAACGGGAGAGTCGCACAGGTGCAGAATCGAGAGACAGAAAGGGACCATGGGATTTCGAACATGAGCGCTGGGAAGATGCATGGAAATTGAGAGAGGCTGGGAGAGATGAACACATTGATGGGAGGAAACAGAAAAAAGAATGGCATCTCAATCCAtgacaaaagtcattttaaaactAGATGAaacaatttctggagaaattgcgtgtgaatgctgaaattcTGAATGAAAAAACATAGAAACAAGGAATCGTACTGAATGAGGTGGAATGTTGTTGAAAAATAGGGAATTATGTGAAATGGTATTGAGTGATTTGGAATTATATGGAATGATATTAAAGAATGTAGTTTGTTCTTGAAAAGTAGTGGTGCAAATGCATGCattgaatgatgtggaatgcaATTGAATGGCATTTAATTATAAGAAATTAGGTGAAATAATATTGGTGAAAGTGTGCAAAATATGAGTGGAAAAGTGTGgaatttttggtatgtgggaatgctgaaaatcaTTCCCGAGGTGAATTTAATGAGcttaacattttgaatgttgaatGGGAAGGATTTGTTGAATGTCATTGGAAATGATTGGGgaatttggaaaaacaaaatacgTAGAATTATGTGGAACGTGGAAAGATTTTGCATGGGTGAAATATATCAGATTGAATGGCAAGGTGATTTGAAAGTGGTGAACGTTTGTGAAAAGGAACAATACTGAATTTTTATTAGGAACAATATGAACCAACATATGTCCTAACTCTAACCCTCACGCCTAACCTAAgaaatttttttgttgaaaaatatgcaatatttattgaaaaatgtaaaaaaaaaattgctagttGAGAATTGGGGGAGTGCTGAAAATGTATCCCTaagtgaattgaatgagctgaacagtttgaattttgaatgggggtgaatttttgaatgtcttaTTCTAAATGAATGGAGTTTTGGGGGgtggaaaaatgttgaattgtgggAAAAGGGTGAAAGTTAggaatgataaaaataataggTTGTGAAGTTTAAAGTTTTTGGTCGAGAAATGTAGAAGTAGTTGAAGGACAGAAAACGGccgaataaaaataataaacttgaTGTGCCCTTCAAAAATTGATCAGGCAACCTATATGTACGTAAAGGGGTAAAAGTCACAATGTCTACCTGTATTTCTAGAAAATGCTGCTGGGGTCTTTTACAGAGCTAAGCAAGAAGCAAAATTTAAGCCAAAAGCAACTTTAGAAAGACTTGGAACAATACTCCTCCTTGTGGCCAACACAGGAATTGGCATTTCCATCAGCACACAGTCTTTATTCAACAACAACCTCCTTTTCTTGTTCcagctccatccatccattttctatagcttGTTCTGATAAGAGTCTAGtgagtgagctggagcctatcccagctgaccttGGGTGAGAGGTGGTTGCCAGTCAGTCGCAGGGCAGATATATATACTTCGTACTTTGTCATACTCACTTCACACTAATGAGTCTTCAATAAACCTAATGtccatttattatcattattttaatattggaAGGAGTTGGTGTAcatggagaaaacccacacaagcacagggagagAATGCAcactccacacaaaaaaagcctaAGCCTGACATGCTATACACTAAAGCATGCTGTGCTTGCCCTTGTTCCGCCTacaaaattgaaataattgacaCTCTTGCACTCTTTAGTCTTCATATGTTCATTTATTTGAccatatttaaacatcataacCAAATCTGAACACCAACATTTACATATAAAGATGACTACAACAGCCAGAAAGATTCCAGTTTAATTTCCAAAGAAAAGCTTGTTAATCACCTGTAATTCACTTTGTACCAAAATAGTTGACTATTCTGTTCATATCCTTTTTAATGGCGTGCAATATACAGTACTTGTAATTACTTATTGTgcggttttgttttttgactagAATACTGTTTATCAGGACTGTTTAAGTCTAGACAgtgagtaaaaagtacagaaatagaaaaatatataacattgaGTGAACTCTTATACGCatgattgtgtttgtgtgtattttgatGTGAGTGTGTTCAAACACAATAGGTTGTGGGCAGGAGGTCGCAAGACTGACCATGTGTGTTTGACAGGAGAGTTTTTGTGGATGGAGTCTCTATTTTTCCCTTGGTATTGTCTGGAGTGGATTGTGGGGGCGGTAGCTCAGAAGAGCAGCTGCTTCTGACAAACACTGAGAACATACTGTGACACTTGGGGGTTGAAtacattgttttgtgtgtttatgtagGTGTATGGGCATGTTTGATTGAAAGGACATCTTTTTgaaaaatagctcaaatgagGCTTACCATATTTGAGACCACCACAACAAAGCCTCATAGCAGTCACTGATGTTAATATTGCGGTATCAAGTGCAATGGATGAAAATGAtaacatccattcatccattagcAGGACTAGCACTTATCCCGTGCGGGGTCACTGGGGAAGTTGGAGCACATCCCATTTGACATAGGGTGAGAGGTGGGTTGCGTCCTGGATTGATCACCCGTCAGTCATAGGGAAAAGTAAGATTGCAAGTCATACGCAATGCTGCCTTTGTTAATTTGCATGCCTGATTATCACAGcagatttgatttatttcagcAGTTCAATTAAAAAGGTGAAACATTATTTGCTTTATTCATTTGCAAACACAagggaacatttttttccctatattattattattattattattattattattattatgttatgttCTCATTCCTGAGTGCAtgaattttgagtttttgttaattaaaagcaatAATCATTACTGTATAATTTGAAATCATGAAATATGTCACTCTATCAATAAAGTTCTccacaatattcaaatttattgaGATACACCTGCATGTTCAAGTGCATGCATGCGTTTGGATCTGTGCTTAAATATGAGTGTAATGTGTGtgcactgtgcatgtgtgttcaaTGCAGCTATTCAATGTTGTCCGTTATATGCATAGTCAGCTTTGTTGTGCATGACCAGTCTGTTCTCCACAAAATAAAAGCTGTCGGAGCGGGTCTCGTAGGGACAGTCCACCATCTGACGAACTGAAGCAACAACAGACAACACAAGCAAGTTAGCAATCTCTTAAAACTTGTGGGAAATTGTAGGTTCTGAATGCATATTTTCATATGAGAATAAGATTTTATTCCTGAGAAAAGGAAACTAAAATGAGCCTTTAAATCCCCCTCAGGCGGGTGTTGATACAAAGCTCAAATGTGCATGACGCATTAGAAAGGTTATTGATCGCTCTGGCCTTCCCCCCTCGCCACAAATCTGTTCCTTAGGGAAGCTACACTGGAAAAATGTCCATTCAGTCAAGTGGTTTGGGTGTCTTCTAAAAATTACAAGCTGTTGAGTTCCCCTTTTCTGTTTGCTTGTTTAGAGAACCATATGCATATATAGTGTCCTACaggtttttttgcttttatattCAACAAGCAACAAATAGGGTACAGCTGGTGTCCATTTCTGCCTCTCAGGGTACAATTGACACTAATGTACAACTCTCTCTCCAAAGTAAATGTACTATTTCAAGGACCAATAAGGTAGGAATATATCCATGGGCACCTTTTGACAGTACCACGTCATAGGTTGAGTTTTTGGAGGCAAATTGACAGTTCAGTTCATTTAGCAATGCTACGTTTCATACCAGTCAAATCAAGATGGAGATTATAAATGGGATGAATGCACGTATATTTATCCGGCACCACAACCAGGCTTGTGCAAAGAGTCACTAATCCCCCACCTCCCACCACCAAATTTCTTGAGGCATCCATACAAAGCAAAGGGTACTGAAAAAGAGAATTCAATCAAACCATACCAAGAGGTGGACATGAGGCTAAAATAACTGATTACTGTACCATCCTCCACTGGCACGCAGTGAGTCATTTGTTTTGGAGAATTGTCACTTGGGTGCGACAACGGTAATGGAATGGTAAGAAGACAAAGGGATCCTCAAACAAAgcttgtcaagaaaaaaaacacacacaaaatggtggATGTCCTGCATTGACCCTTTGTTTGCTTTGTCACAGTCCTCCTCTTTTGTTGAATTCATTGGTGGGTTACACCAACACTGTTTCGATGATGTCACCCAATTTATGTAGCTGACGCATCTATCTCCATACCAACTACACGCCCCACGGTGGAAACCCAAGTCAGATCAGGGTTTGATGTTCCTAAGGCGAAAGACAGACTATACCCTCGACCAGGCGCCAGTCAAACCCAGGGAGATTGGGAATAGACTTTTGAATGAGAATTGATTCCATCGTTTATCTATCTGAAGAAGTAATTAAATGCTCTTGCACTTAATTGTGTTTTCATTCATACaactaaaaaataactaaacatttCACACTGCGTAAGTAAAATTAATAGTAAATTGACATTATTCTTTGTGTAACATTATTTGTTTGACGGTATGCCATGAGATTTTTGTAATATGTTCTTTGGCTTATTGAAGTTTGGGAAACACTGttctatgtgaaccactacactgtCAACGATCTATTGCAGTAGTGCACTTACCCAAGCTCTCGGACAGCTGAGGGAATTCGTAGATGTGCTCACAAGTATTCCGGCTGTTTGGGATGCAGAAGCCAAAGTCAAAGTCGAAGCTTTTCAGGAGGCGATCTTGGAAATAGTGCCGCTCGATCATTCGGAAGTTGTTGAGAGCTCGATTACCGACTGTGAATTCCACTCTGGTAAGACGGAAAAGATCACAGACTGATGTCAAAGGTTTGTATGGGACAGTGAATGATTTTTGCTGTTTATAATTGTTGCTCACGTGGCTCCCACGGTCATCAGTCGTAGGAAAGCCGGGGTGAACTGGTAGCGTACAAACCGGCCCGTGCTCGCATCGCTCACTCGATTTTCGTTGTTCTTCTCTACAAGCCAAATCGGAGGCAAATGCTTTTAATTCATCCAACATCAACCTCCAATCCCATTGACCTACACAATCCTCAGGTGAGGTTCAGTTTGGATAATTGCATGTTGCTCTTTAATCATCCCTGACTGAAGATTAAGTTAAAGAGAGGCCATGAAACACAGGGTGTGCAAGCAATGTGGGTACCTGAGTGTGGCGGTTTGGCAATCTCGAACAGGACGGTGCCCGTCTCCAGGTCTCTGATCTTAAAGCGTACAAAGTCGATGTTGTAAATATTGTCCTCGGGTTTACAGAGGTAACCTACAATGGTAACAGATGGTTGACAGTGGTGAGAAAAGTTGAAGATTTGCACATCACAGTACATTATCTTGAAATAGATAAAAGCTGGGCAAGATAACATACAGAAATGTTAGAGAGGAAGGAAGTTGGCGTATCTAGTGAGTGACTTGTTTGGTgacttgtttacagctgttgagcTTTAAACCAAAAGCCCTAATTAGCAGATGTGGGCATTCTGTCAGTACTAAGAAATTGTCCGACAGTCTGTCGCGGACTGACAGCTGTTCTCCTGACAAatgatgacaaacttaaaaaataataataatatgttggcTACTAAGGAACGAAAGCGGGTTTTCGTCCGTCAGTGTATTCGTCACTAACTGGGTCAAGTACCATTGGAACTCTCAGTCCATCACTGATGGAGGCCCGTTTTGTTGACGAATGACGAACAGTCCGTCAGtactgatggaatgcccaccttttCCAGTcagtcctaaaatagtggtgacaaaGTGATGACAGAAGAGTggttaaaacaaaattaaaggaCTGACAGGCTgacgattacattttgaaaaaatggcGCAGATGAATGAGTCATGATATGACACAGAGGGGCCAAATTAAAATTCAAGCGTTTTGAAAGCCTATGGCCTTTTATCCACTATTGCATCCAATCAACAAACTGCGTCGATGTCACGTTTAAAACTggtcacactcattttgacatgtGTTATGCATAAAACAATGGGGGAAAATGGTTTATGATGGTATTAGTTGTAGCAGATGTAAGCTAAATGTGTTGCTCTCTTTGACTGCACTTTTGGAAGCGCTGCAGcttttattccatatccttgacaTCCATTTTAAGGGCCATGTACTACTTTTTAATCTCACAATAAGGCAATTCAGCGCACTAGTAGCACTTTCTTTCCCCACTACGGCCTTCTGTATGACATTTCTAGTGGGCTAACATGTTACTTGTGAGACAAAACTGCAATAGTTGGCATTTGCATTCTTCTGCAGTAGTGCGCTCTATAGTGCACTAAAAGTGAAGAGAGGACAAGATACTAGTACCTTAAGATGGATATCAAGGGTTTGGAAAATGTTCTCCAATGCTTAACATATAGGCACCGCAACCCATTACTGGggagagaaagaaaatattgtagCCCAAGCTATACAATTGAATTTCATGCTTAAATTAAAACATAGTTTGCAATGACAAATGCCATCCAATAACTCTGAGTGAAATTGGACTTTAATTGTTCACGCTGAGCATTCTGCAGGCTGTCAAGAGGTTATTTATGTGCATTGTCAGTATGGGGGCGATAAAAGGGCCATTTATTTCCAAGTGGCTCCGCGGGGATTCAAACCTCTTGTCGCCACCCGCAGCCCGAGGACATCCTCTGGCGTGGCGTGCCCGTTCAGGTCCTCCTCGGTGACGGGCCTGCAGTCCACCTGATTCCTCCACGATTTGAGCCTTTTCAGAACCCCTCCGACCGGATTGCGGTCCCGTGGGGGGCCGGCAGAGCCGTGTCCGCTGCGGGAGATGTTGTCAGCCACTTGCGCGTCGCTGTGGCCTTTAGCTCTGTTCATCTTTGACTTCCTTCGTAGAACCTAAGTATGATGCTTTAATTCTACACGGAGATGGCGTCGTAGATTGCGACTGTGGAAGGAACGACCAAGCGCTTGTTTTAGTCCGCGCATGCTGTACTGTTGTCACGACAACTCCTAAGTGTGGGTCCTGTGCAGAGGTTCTTGAAGCGTCCACTAGAGGGGGTTAAACACTCTGGCGTTGTTTCATTCTCAACAGTTGCTACTAACTTCTACATCCACAAGTTtgattcttctttcttttctttttttaactgagagcatagtttgtgtgtgtgtgtgtgtgtgtgtgtgtgtgtgtgtgtgtggggggggtgatCGAACAGTTGTACAACTTaaattaaattgattaaaaGATGTCATAATATCCAAAAAGTCGTTATAAAAATAACTATGTATATAATTAACTGCTAACTTTTAATGACAACTCCTTCTGgttgtatgaaattaattgaatgGTACAACATGATTAATATATGTCAAATATTCCTCAATCATCTAAgcattcatttgaatttcatttgtgtgtttgctGCTCTTCTACATACAAAAAGCAAATGAACCTTGTGGAGCTATGCAAATGAGGTATTTTGTATTGTTGAGATGTTCCAGCCTGGGCAGGCCATGATGAAGCAAAGTGAACTGCATAGATCGTTTC harbors:
- the LOC144056538 gene encoding protein unc-119 homolog B-like, with amino-acid sequence MNRAKGHSDAQVADNISRSGHGSAGPPRDRNPVGGVLKRLKSWRNQVDCRPVTEEDLNGHATPEDVLGLRVATRGYLCKPEDNIYNIDFVRFKIRDLETGTVLFEIAKPPHSEKNNENRVSDASTGRFVRYQFTPAFLRLMTVGATVEFTVGNRALNNFRMIERHYFQDRLLKSFDFDFGFCIPNSRNTCEHIYEFPQLSESLVRQMVDCPYETRSDSFYFVENRLVMHNKADYAYNGQH